In Flavobacterium piscisymbiosum, the sequence AGGGAAAGGCAGGTCTGTTCCACAATCTGATGAAGGGAACACATTCTGACTTCATAAGAGAAATACTGGTCGTTATTATAGATAAGATCCCAGATCGATTCAGTAATATTTCTTCTGTCTCCTGCGTATGATGCAGTACTTTTCATATATCTTTTTTCTGGATTCTTAGCCCAGATTATCGGCGACTTGTAAGCATCTATATGAATTCTCTGCGCATTCTTAAAAATGTTCCAGAAGAAATACTGCTGGTCTCCGTATAATTTCACGATATTTCTCAGTCTATGCATGAGAATGGTTACCGTTATCTGGCCTCTTGATCTGCTCTTTATTTTATCGGTAAGATCATTGCCGATATTATCCTCGAACTCTTCGGCTATGACCAGCAGATAAAGATGTACATGCTTTTCTTTCTGAACGGGCTTCTGAAAAGGCTCATTAAAAGTATAACTGCTTTTCTTCTGTGCAAAACAGTAGATGCCTATCGGATCAATGTTCTGTGAAATAACTCGATAAATTAAATCGGACGTGGTGTTTTGAATTGCTTTCATAATTTTACTCATTTTAGTTAATACTTATTCGAAGTTTGGTTTTGTGTGGTATATTATCAAAAATTAATCTGGTGAGAGATTCTTTTCTTTTTGCGTTTCAGCGAGATCAGATTTACAGATCCTCTCAATACCTCTTTCTTTCATTAATTCCCCTGCATCGAGCATTTTTGTTAAATGAATATAGGGTGTCATGAGATCGGAGTCGGGATCGCAAGCATAACGAGATAAAGAAAGCTCAACGATTTCAAATAAGAAAGATTCAAATTGTTCGAGCGTTTTCTCTTCAAACGCTTTTTGAAGCACCAAAAAAGGATTATCAAATTCTTCCTTTGTCAGAGAAGAAAGATGAAACACATCCTCTAATCGGGTCGACTCTTTCACTTTCCATTTCCTGCTTTTACCTTTCAGGCTGTGGCAGATTTTAACAAAAGAACAAATAGCACTATAAAAGACAAAAACATTGCTGGGGTCGTTCTGTTTGTACACCTTTCTCTTATGGCAGTATAGTACTGCTTCGCTTAAATTCTGTTTGTAATAATCAAGATGTGCAAAGTCAAAAACAGCATCAAATGCCTCAAATGGATTTCCTGCCGTAAACCCTGCCCAAAATCTTGTATTGAAGGATATTTTATTCTTTTTCATGGCGGTAAGATTTAAAATTCACAGCGAAGTTCCTGCTATTCAACAGGATAATCTATTCCGTAATTGGATATAATATCTGACAAAAGGGATATTTTACAGTATATTTTTTTATCTTTGGAATTCAGATTTTTTAATCCAGATAACTTTATCTTTGAAACTTCAGAAAACTAACAATCATTATGGAACAGAAAATTCATCAGGGAAGAAATGTTAAACGCTTCAGGGAAATGCTTGGCATCAAACAAGAAGCTCTTGCTTATGATCTGGGAGAAGACTGGAATCAGAAGAAAATTTCAATGCTGGAACAGAAAGATGTAATTGAAGATAAACTGCTCAAACAGATTTCTGATTCTTTGAAAATTCCTGTTGAAGCTTTTCAGAATTTTGATGAAGAGCAGGCGATAAATATTATTGCTAACACTTTTCATGAAGGAGCAATTGCAAATAATTCTGGATATATCAATTGTACATTTAATCCAATTGATAAAATTGTACAAATACATGAAGAAAAAATTGCATTGTATGAGCGTATGCTGAAAGAAAAAGATGAAATGATGAAAAGGCTTGAACAATTAATCAAATAAGTAAATGTCGAAATGATTCAAATTTGGAGAAAATCCAAAATCCAAATAAGCTTTTATAAAAGATATATTAATTCCAAAAAGAGACTTTCGAGTCTCTTTTTGTTTTCAAATACTCTCTAAATACCCAATACACAATTCATGAATAAAACTATAAATCTTAGAGTTAAAAAGGAAATTGACCGAACGAGTGAGGCTAAGGTGTTAAAGCTTAAAGGAGCTTTAATCACAAAAGGATATACTGAAATAATTCATATCAAAGACGAAAACGAAGATTTTTACCTAAATACATTTTCAACTGATCCAGACAGGAAAAAGGAAGCTGAAAATTATGTTCTGGAATTTATTACTTTTAACGGACTAAATGACAGCATATTTTTGATTGATAATGTAAAAAGCAATTTCACACTGCTTTAGTATCAAACCTTCTAAATCATTTCTAAAACAAAAAAAGCAAAGCAAGATATTGGACACAGCCAGAGAAGTGCGCATAACATTTTTTCGTTCCTAAAAAATGCCCTTCGGGACTTATAGCACTTCAGCTGTCTGACAGTCCAATTAAAGACTGCTTTCTTTTTTCCTTTTCTTTTAAAAATATTTTCGACAGATATCACCTTTCTAAACACATAAAAGCCAGTAAATTAAAAACAAGAATTAAAGATTTTACTATATATTTATCTCTAAATAAAACAGAAGATTTCCAATTCTATAATTCATTTGCTTATGAATCGTCTCAAAATTCTTTTTGTAATTCTTTTAAGCCTTTTATTCTTTGCCCTTGCATTTTTTTTACATCGCTATGAAAAAACCAAGATCTTGGAAAAGGAGCTTTCCCGCATTGATAAAGAAATTTATTTAAAAGAGGTTTATTATAAAAAGAAAGTAAAAGAGTTTGAAGAGCTGGAAAAGAAACATAAAAAGCAGACTGACCAACTAAAATCGGAGCTGTCAATTAAATGAATTTTATGATTCTTAAATCTCTAGTTTAAATATCCTATCTTAAAAGTTGCTTAGAAAACGCTTCAAAAAGATAACAGCCAACAGCTATCATGCGCAAAATTTACTTAGGATAGGAATCTTCAAAAGATAAACTTAATTTAGTATTTAGACTTTTAAAATTCTTCAAGATGCCACGTTCCTGCATCTAGCAAGATGAACGGTTGTTTAACAACCGCCTATCTTGCCACCTATTGCCTCGGAACTCGGCGGTGGAGAATCTTAAAAGCAAAGAGTTTGATAATAATGAAAATGAAAGATGATGAAAAGAGAAAATTCAAACAGAACACGAATTGTGGGACTGCGATTCACTCCTTTGGAGTATGCCGAACTGGAAAAAAGATTCAGAGCAAGCACCTGCCGAAAATTAAGCGACCACATCAGAAGCCACTTATTCAACAAACCAATTGTCGCCACTTACAGAAACCAGTCTTTAGACGAACTGATGGAAGAGACAGCTGTGCTTACTTCCGAATTACGGGCAATCGGCAATAATATCAATCAGATTGCCAGAAAGATAAACACGCTCAAAACAGTTCCCGATTTCAAAGGACACCTTTATCTGTTCGAGATCCAGAGAAAAA encodes:
- a CDS encoding helix-turn-helix domain-containing protein, yielding MEQKIHQGRNVKRFREMLGIKQEALAYDLGEDWNQKKISMLEQKDVIEDKLLKQISDSLKIPVEAFQNFDEEQAINIIANTFHEGAIANNSGYINCTFNPIDKIVQIHEEKIALYERMLKEKDEMMKRLEQLIK
- a CDS encoding plasmid mobilization protein, which produces MKRENSNRTRIVGLRFTPLEYAELEKRFRASTCRKLSDHIRSHLFNKPIVATYRNQSLDELMEETAVLTSELRAIGNNINQIARKINTLKTVPDFKGHLYLFEIQRKRLFDKMEEVSSHTQKIAEKWLQ